From the Anopheles merus strain MAF chromosome 2L, AmerM5.1, whole genome shotgun sequence genome, the window AATGTGACATAATTTGAGAACAATATAGATATAAATGACAAAGCCTCAGTTTTTCTAACACTGTACCCAACATCGACTTTTTCGTTAAACCGTGTTAATCGACCTTCTAATAGTAAGTTTGGCAATGTAGCTTAGACAAACTATTTTACGTATCACATCCGCAAAAGACGTTAGCAAACAGGCAAGGAAGTAATAATTgggaaaatattattattaccatTTCTAACGTGATTATTTGCAATTTACAAAGCACACAACAATGCACAATGCACAGGCACAATACTACCATCAGAAGGTAATGCACGTGTCCGAACGTGAACATCgattttttcgttcttttttcatggggttttattcacaaagaacGCGCGTTATGTTTTTCATTTACCCACCATAGACGCAtgctgtatttttttcaaatactcACTCCTAAGTCTGTCGAAaattttcactattttctACAGTTTTTATGAATAATTCGTGATAAAATTAACAGAACTTGGTAATGTGTAAACTGGAACTCTGAACAGCTATTGGTTAGAACTCTCCATAAGCCTTCTACCGATTTTGGTTCGATTGGTACACTATTCCTTAACCCCTATTTGCGAAAACCCCTATAAGACAAAACCAACACGCTTTCTCCTTCTGCCAACTTGATAGAGCGAGCTCTCTATATAACGTTTTTCGGAACAAGGGAGTGTGTTGGTTGTTCCCTAGAGAGAAAAACATCTACTGCGAGAGAAATACGaacaactccccccccccccccttctccaCGTATTTCGCCAAGTCAGCTTCCAAGTCAGCGGATCTCTGAGTGCTGGTGATCCTTGGGCGTTTTCTTTAGTGCTTTCTCGATAATGGTCTTAACTCTCGCTAATGCTCGAGATTTTACCGTTTTCACCGGTTTAACGCCAATCCAAAGTGTGTTTATACATCGGGTGGGCTTATCCAGTGCAATTTAACGTCTTAcaacgaaaagaggaagaaaccACGATTTGACAGTTTGATCTAGGCAAGGGCAAAACGATTCTTTTCATCGAACGCGAACGAACTAGCTCGCTTACCAAAAAATACCGAACGTGAACGTCgattttttcgttctttttttcatggggttttattcacaaagaacgctcgttatttttttcatttacccaCCATAGACGCATGCTGTAGCCAAAGAAGTACTCATTTTGCGGTTgaaatcaataatttaaaaacattaaacactcGGCCCATCTGCTGTCTGGTCAACACAAGCTATCGCAAAACCGACCAAAAACTAGCATGTAAAACACTAATACGAACAAAAATGTCTCCAGCATATATGTAAGGAATGAAAACACGAGGAAAACGAATGTACGAGTTCATAGTTCTTTATTTAGACGTGTTAAATACAACAAACCGATCGCGACTGACCACTCCGCACGTGCTCCCGTTTTTATGGCTATCCTATTATCTCCTATCTCGCTCACTCATATCTTCGTTTCTCTTTCTCCTGATGTCCTTTGTCATCGCTCGTTTCGTTCCTCTTACGTTCGTCCTATCTCCTTCTAGAAACTTACATTCGGCCTTTCCTGGCCATCCATTGCCCTCAAGGGATTTCTTCATCACATTCGTCTAGTAGATCATTTTCCACGGCGTAAGACCACAATTTCATGTTATCTGCGCTACTACTAGTTATATTAGGACCTTCACAAttagcagctctttttacttTGTAACGATCGTTTCGTTTGGTTTCTATTACTTCGTAAGGACCTAGATATTCATTTGCTAGCTTCCTACCTGCTACAAACTGGGTTCGTTTAATAGCTACCAGATCACCTATGTTATATTCTACAGCTTCCTTCCGCGTTTTATCAAAGTTctgtttttgtattgtttgagCTCTTCTAATTTCTTTTTGAATCTGTTCCCTTATTTCTGTTCTATCGTTATCGAAACGTTCGTATAGTTCCTCTTGAATTATcttttgtagttgtttttcATCTCCATTTCGCATTGTTGTACCGAAAAGCGCAAAGAACGGTGTCCGTTTAGTGGTAGCATGAACATTTGAATTAATAGCTCGTTGCACTAATCCTACTGACTTGTACCATCTTGACGGTTCATCTGAACTTAGCTTAGCCAAAGTAGACAACACAATTTTATTAACTATTTCGGCTTGCCCGTTTCCCCTTGGAACACCTGTAGTGTTTATGACATGCTCTATCTgtcgattttttaaataatccaTAAAATTGTTCGAAGTAAACGCGCTTCCACGATCCGTAATAATCCTTTCAGGGTTACCAAAAATCTCTGACCAACTgtttagttttaaaattacCTCCTCGGTACCAGTCGATTTTGTTGGGTAAAGCCAAACAAATTTGGAAAATGCATCTACAACTGTCAAAATATACTTATATTGTTTTGCCGTAGCATCCATTGGTCCTATATGGTCTAAGTGGATTGTTTGTAAAGGACTATTTCCTTTATCGATTTGATTCAACAGACCTTCCTTCTTCCCCAGCTTCCTATTATGCAAAATACATTTCACACAACTTTCTATGACCTGTTTAACCTTGTATTCTAAATGTGGTATGCAATATAACTGCTTTATATTATGCATAGTTTTAGTATTACCAAAATGACCTACATTATGTGCATCTACAATTATCTGCTTCTTCATACTTTTCGGAATAACCAATAAATCAATTCCTTCCACTGTTTTGTAAAGAATGTTTTCCTTCATCTTATATGAACCGTAAGGCCATTCTTTTAATATTTCCGTAATGGCTTTTAATGAATCATCTTTgagctgttgttttttgataATTGTCGAAACCTCAGAAATTACCAGAACATTTTCCTCCGGATACCTACTCAAACAATCAACGTGACGCAACCTTTCACCTGGTCTATGTTCTACCTCGTAATCAAAATCTTGCAAAAACATTACCCACTGCGTAACTTCCCTTGGCGTGTCGTCCTTTTTATGGTTTGCTTGAATGCTATACAGTcagtaataattttaaatttaatcccCAATAGGTAATGGCGCCATTTTTTGACCGCAAGAAAAATTGCCTTAGCTTCTAAAATGTAACTATGTTGATTTGACTCTCCtggcgttgtttttttactcCAAAACAAAATCGGATAAAATTTTCCATCAAATTTTTGCAATAAGACTGCACCAAACCCATACTTCGATGCATCAGTGTGTACTTCTGTTTCTGCATCCCGATCATACAATCTAAGAATCGGTTCCTTGATCAATAACTGTTTTAATTTCTGGAAAGCTTCTATTTCAGTCTGCCTCATGTTAAACTCTACATCTTTCTTTAGCAAATCTGTTCATGGTCGGGCAATAATAGCataattttttataaattttcgaAAGAACCCCGTTAGCCCTAAAAAGCTTGAATAGCTTTAACATTTTTCGGTAGGCTAAAATTCTTAACGGCTCTTATCTTGTCTTCACCTGGTGAAATTGTTCCCTTTTCTACCCGATGCCCCAAAAAGACAATTGACTGTTGCAAAAATTCACATTTCTCCCAGTTTACTTTAAGTCCATACTCCCttattttatcaaaaactAATTCcattttattgaaacattccTCTGGAGTTACACCGTGAATGACTATATCGTCCATATACAGATCTAATACCTCATCAATTACTGGGATTGGAAAACCATCTTTTAATACGATCGAATTTAGTTTCCTATAATCAACGCATAATCGGTACTTGCCGTTCTTTTTCTTGACGATCACCACTCTGCTCGCAAAGTCGGATGACGATTTCTGGATCACTCCTTGCTCCAGCCATTGTTCTATCTGTTGTTCCACGATCTCGTTCTCAGGCGGAGAGAAACGTCTCGGTGATTGACGAAACGGCACCGCCCCTTCGTTGGTGGTGATCCGCATTGTTATCGGCGATTCCTTGGGCGGCTGTTGCTCGTCGTTGACACAATGCTTCTCGATCAACGCACTTATTTGTTCTTCATAAACACTCGGCACTATTATTCTCGGTCGGTGGAGGTTGAAAACACATCAGCCAAAAAAACGTTGCTTTCTGCTACCTGCTCCTTTTCGTCACTCCGTGGGACTAGTTTTACACCATCTATTGTCACTTCGACGTTAAAAAACTGTAGAGACTCTCTTCCTAACAAAGTGTCATAAACCATCGTTCCATCCGGCACCACGAAAAAAGGAACGTTTTTGTATgatacggcacacacacacacatccacaaaaATTCGTCCGATggcttttgtttgtgtaccGCCAAAACCGTTGAACGTCACGAACGTGTTTTCTAAAGGCGGGGAGCCTATTCTCTGGAATGCTTTATTGGAAATTATATTATAACCACTGCCGCTGTCAAACAAAGCGTGAAGAACACAATCGCCAAATTCAATAATTACCATTGTATCGTTGCTCTCTGTCACCAAATGTGTACCCGcgttggttgtttgtttcttctcgCATTCACTTGCTTTGTGCCCGTACACACCGCACCCGTAACACTTGACGCCCCTTTTTCGCTCGACACAGCTGGTGGCCACGTGCCCCAGCTGACCACAATTGTAACACTTGGGCTTCCGTGTATTTGGTGTGTCTTTGTGCTGCTTAGACATTTGCTCAACAAAGGGCCGTTTTTTCTTATCCTCTGATTTTGTGTCTGCCCGTTCTCGCAGcgctatttttttctttagttgcgaaattgttgttgcttcgtACAAAATCGCCCTTGTTGTTTCATCGGACGAAAACCCGTCCACGATGAATTCGCAAAGGTCTTCTTCTTCGATATCGATAGACTGCGCGAGTTTTTGCATCGAATAAATGAATTCAAGCGCTGATTcgtctttccttttcttccgcGAAGCCAATTGCCGATAGACATCACTCGCTCTTACTACTGTTGCAAATTCGGCTAATAATGCTCGCTTCAGCGCAGCATAAGTGGTAACTCCGCGCAATGTAGCAAGAAAGCTCTTGGCCACACCGGTCAGTTTCTTCCGACACATAATAAACTTATGCTCATCAGACCAGCGCGCTAAACTAGAGATTTCCTCAAACTCTACAAACCAAGCGGTAAGGTCTCTAGAACCATCTGCGCTGTATGCTTCTATCCCTTCTTCAACGTCACGGAAGAAGTAGGGCGACGAAGTTTCTACCACCGGCTCAAGTTTTGGTATGGCTGTTGCACTCTGTCCAGATGCAACTTCCCCCAACACCGCATCCTGATACCGTTCCGTCGAGGACACGTCGAGTTCGGCTTGAACCTCTTGGTTCTCCACAAGCAAACGTGccatttcttcttttgttcCCGTGATCGGTAATCCCTTTTCTTGGCAACGTTTTATTAAGCCACAGCGTGTAAATTCTTCTACCAATATCGCAATACGCACTTCTTCCGTCATTGTCACACGTGTACCTATTATTCACACTTGCACCTGAATATCGCGTTCGCACTCAATTATTTGTGATATTGTGACACACGCTTTCTGTACGCATTCACCATATACTTCCGCACACAGCAGTTTTCTTATCTGTGCATCAAACCACGATGCTCACAGCATAACGTTTTGCACACAGCGTTTTATGTTTCGCACTCAGCGTATCGCACTCAGCATTAATTCTTTCACACACAGGAAAGACACAACGTTTTATGTTTCGCACTCAGCGTATCGCACTCAGCAGTTTTACTCGCACACAGCGTTTTCACATCGCACTCAGCGTTTTCACATCGCACTCAGCGTCAATGCTTTCACACACAGAAAAGCCTCTTCATTAGCGTCGCGATCAGCACTTCAATCCTCGGATTCACAATCAATCCTGATAACGTAATCCTCATTCCACAATCAATCTCAAATCCCGGACGAGCCCCCAAATGTAAGGAATGAAAACACGAGGAAAACGAATGTACGAATTCATAGTTCTTTATTTAGACGTGTTAAATATAACAAACCGATCGCGACTGACCACTCCGCACGTGCTCCCGTTTTTATGGCTATCCTATTATCTCCTATCTCGCTCACTCATATCTTCGTTTCTCTTTCTCCTGATGTCCTTTGTCATCGCTCGTTTCGTTCCTCTTACTTTCGTCCTATCTCCTTCTAGAAACTTACATATATTGTACTTTATGCCTCATACACACTCAAggattctataaaaaaaaactacttaaatatGGATCAACATGCTGAGCGCAATCAATTCAGTTCAGTTCATTCGAACACAACTGAGTCAGTTCGAACGCGTTCTGGAACTGGAACACAAATGAGTCAGtccgaacgcgttcgatgaattcagtgTTGCGTAGGTACGATTTacacaccaacagaacacaaaTCGAACACTGCTGGACCaattcgaacgcgttcgacgAATTGAGTTGGGTAGTACGATGTACATACCAACAGAACACATAACGAACACTAACGGAAcagatcgaacgcgttcgatgaattgaTTTGTGTAGGTACAGCATCGGACAGAAAGATAGGACCCTGgttttttcaacgcagcatgcacccgttgaGCCAGGTTTattgtggtttgtgtgtgtgtgtgtgtgtgtgtgtgtgtgtgtgtgtgtgtgtgtgtgtgtgtgtgtgtgtgtgtgtgtgtgtatgtgcgcgcgcgtgtgtgtgtgtgtgtgtgtgtgtgtgtgtgtgtgtgtgtgtgtgtgtgtgtggtgtgtgtgtgtgtgtgtgttgtgtgtgtgtgtgtgtgtgtgtgtgtgtgtgtgtttgtttcacaagtatgtcgtttcggatagatttgttagtagtattttttgtgttttgggttaggtttttgatgtaataagcaggaccaccgccctcgcgatcagtgttttttcgatatattaacaattttacggtcttATTTCGCCGTGGTCGTCTGAGGACGTCTggttgacttgcgcgtttcggttgtccaagcgcgttttggttgtctaagcacgtttcggttgtccgaagcgcggttgccacaaaagtgcgcgatcgttccattatgaactcgatcgttttgcgctaaatgccagcagcagccattcgctttatcatatggtgctgataatcggtacaatgtttacctcgacccattgttactaacatcccgcttggcaaagagtaactcattttgatgcctctcgctacccctggccttagttttaaaggaatcatgcgacacactcgcactccactaccccatcccatggaaaaacgctcccaccatcgaggtgttgaccaaaatttcgctgtgtgcatgagacacacactcgcactcctccaGCCCTCCACAGCTGAATGCACCCACCGttgcgaagatgggagaatttttgctctgagcgtgagaccctgaagcgcaagagatgacactatgtgtaaagacgatcataattcgatatggtcaaaaAGCGTCGAttatcgtttcatttatctggtaatgatgtttccacttcatcaaaattttaaacattaacaactaggctgattacaattgttgaaatgttaatcagaataaattaaatttatttgaagtataataaattccattatactctattttgaccatatgatcaacacttgtacatagtgccatttactttgtgttcatcactctcgcgctgtgttgtgatcgttcgaaactcattgccagaacgaatgcaaatttcattttggaaggatcggtgccggaagatgcagcgaaaattatgaaatgataatagaaaagtggttaagttaatcgtgaaagatgtcaacgcaggcgtaaatgcagtttgttttgttacatcatctacgggtaagtgcatgcataagaagaagaatcttccaaatgatgtttATGTTCTGACAATCGTActgcttttaatgtttgtttaatcttctattattttccatcacacgtagctatttcattaccaaagctcctgataacagatcaaagcagatggatcgggcatacagagtcgccgtttaacttaaaatatcttcgtgatcggtaagttttaaatagtactagttttgtttaccattctaatgctcgatttatctttcattcctcaggcaaacacatcaaacagcaggttttttttttaacagcaCTCACCATCGGTGGAGCAAGCAGCTAACGTTTTGTTCGCCCATCACGCACCATCaagtattgaaatattttcaaaaagctttgcgaataaaaaactgcacacttacTGTCGGAATTTCCTGGATTTTTTTGGTCAGGCTACGCTTGCGGGAATGGTGTGTCCGTTgaggagaaggaaagaaagggtggGAGCGAGGATTAACCAAAAACGCGGCATTGAGAATGAGGGGAGGTGTGCTCAGTGCTCACGTTGGGACACTCacgatgcttgaaataaaatgttaacaacccgcttggcaaaatgtcgcgcgacatgcatgcttgaaatcgatgcttgttaacattttatttcaagcatcgtGAGTGTCCCAACGTGAGCACTGAGCACACCTCCCCTCATTCTCAATGCCACGTTTTTGGTTAATCCTCACTCccaccctttctttccttctcctcAACGGACACACCATTCCCGCGAGCGTAgcccgaccaaaaaattcccGGAAATTCCGACAgtaagtgtgcagttttttattcacaaagctatttgaaaatatttcaatacttGATGGTGCGTGCTGGGCGAACAAAACGTTAGCTGCTTGCTCCACCGATGGTgcgtgctgttgaaaaaaaaacatgctgtttgatgtgtttgccTGAGGAATGAAAGATAAATCGAGCATTAGAATGGTGAACAAACCTACtactatttaaaacttaccgatcacgaagatattttaagttaaacggcgactctgtatgcccgatccatctgctttgatctgttatcaggagctttggtaatgaaatagctacgtgtgatggaaaataatagaagattaaacaaacattaaaagcagTACGATTGTCAGAACATaaacatcatttggaagattcttcttcttatgcatgcacttacccgtagatgatgtaacaaaacaaactgcatttacgcctgcgttgacatctttcacgattaacttaaccacttttctattatcatttcataattttcgctgcatcttccggcaccgatccttccaaaatgaaatttgcattcgttctggcaatgagtttcgaacgatcacaacacagcgcgagagtgaagaacacaaagtaaatggcactatgtacaagtgttgatcatatggtcaaaatag encodes:
- the LOC121594457 gene encoding uncharacterized protein LOC121594457, whose translation is MCRKKLTGVAKSFLATLRGVTTYAALKRALLAEFATVVRASDVYRQLASRKKRKDESALEFIYSMQKLAQSIDIEEEDLCEFIVDGFSSDETTRAILYEATTISQLKKKIALRERADTKSEDKKKRPFVEQMSKQHKDTPNTRKPKCYNCGQLGHVATSCVERKRGVKCYGCGVYGHKASECEKKQTTNAGTHLVTESNDTMHSRE